Genomic segment of bacterium:
TCACGTGACTGTGCCGTCAGTGATCACGTGGCTGAGCAGGCACTGATATCCTGACTGAGCATGCACTGATCCTGTGCCGGGAGCAGGGGAGGCATTCCACTCTGGACAAAGGTCATGAGGAAGGAGGCTCGGCATAGTAAAATGCGGGATCGAGCCTCAGGAGTCCACCCGGATATTCTCGAGCATCTCCCCCCCCCAAAAAAAAACCAGAGTCTGCCTACTGTATTGCTTTGTGCTCTCACCTCTGATTTCACTGGGGGCTGTCCCCCACCACCATCTCGCTCTCTCTGTCAAACAGTTAACTTACACCTCCAATTCATAAAGTTCCTTGTCATTCTTCCCTGTACCTTCCAGCCGAGTCTCCATCTGGAGCGTGGAACAAACCACGCTTACTAATTTTGCCTGGACTGCTAAAACCCACTCGAGAAGGTGTCTAGGGTTAGGCACCTTCCGCTATTCGAGAGGGCGCCTGCGGCCTACGTAAGTGGTGCAAATTCTTGTCTTGAAGATTGATTGGTCTGCGGCGTAAACCAAGCTACTCAGTCTCTTTTCTCCACCGAATTTTCCTACTGAGCTATCCTCATACTATTATTCTTGATATCTCTGATTAGCATATAAAGAGTCGCCTAGGCCATCTCTCCTTCGAGTACTCTGGATCAGCTGGGGCTGGTCCCCGGCAGGTGGCGCCCGAACAGGGACCTCAGGAGGCAATACTCAAACAGCTGAGCAGACACGAACCACGCAATCAGCAGGCAATAAGCATGGAGCTCAGCAGTGGCGTATCATGCTGCTCAACTGGCATAATCAAGCAGGTGACCAGGCAGGAATCACGCAGCTTAGCTGGCAATTGTCAAGCAGATGAGCCGACAGGAATCACGCAGCTCAGCTGGCAATTGTCACAGGCCCCGCGCGAGGTCGGACTTCTCGGCCGCCGACAGCCGCGCCTCCGGGTGGAGCAGCAGGTAGTCCCGGGGCGGCATCTCGCCCTTGGTGACCGTCTTGCCCGCCTCGCCCGCCGCCTCGGCCCCTTCCTCGCTGGCCGTGTTCAGCGCGGTGAAGTTGAGCGACTCGCGGCCCTCGTCGACGTGCGACTGGATGCGCCACGACATCGGCGCGATCGAGGCGTACCACGGCCACCGGGTCCGGTTGCTGTGGCAGTCGAAGCACGCCTTCTGCGCCAGCTCCTGGGTCCGCGGCGAATCGAACGCGGCCAGCGTGCCATCCGGGGGATTCGAGTGCTGGCGCCCGTAGGGCACGACCTGGAGCAGGGCGAACAGCAGCACGGGAACGGTGACGGCCAGGGTGAGCTTGCGGGCGGTGGTCATGGAAGCCTCCTCGGGATGGGGTGAACGCGGTCTGCCGACGACACCCGCAGTGTGGGACGGCCGTGCGCTTCTCCGCATCGGGCGCATGCCGTATGGTCCCCGCGCAAGTCGTTGGGACTTCGCACCCCCGGCAAATGACGGATACCCTTTCGAACCAGCGATCCGCGCGAACGCGCCTCGTCGTGGCCATCCTGCTCGTGGCCATGGTGGTGGCCGGCGCCGTGGACCTGCTGACCGACTCGCCGCGCGTCTGGCAGGGCAGCCACGCGCTCGTCGAGACGTCGTTCATCCTGCTCGGCGCCGCTGCCGCGATGCTGCTCCTGCGCGGCTGGCGGGACACGGAGCGTTCGCTCGAGGGGGTCCGGGCGGCGCTCGCCACGCGGCAGGCCGAGCGCGACCACTGGCAGCAGCTCGCCCGCACCGCGCTTCGCGGGCTGGGCGAGGCCATGGACCAGCAGTTCGACGCGTGGGCGCTGACCCCGGCCGAGAAGGAGACCGCGATGTTCCTGCTCAAGGGGTACAGCCACAAGGAGGTCGCGAGCCTCACCGCGCGCAGCGAACGCACCGTGCGGCAGCACGCCGTCAGCGTCTACCGCAAGTCCGGCCTCGCGGGCCGGGCCGAGCTGGCCGCCTTCTTCTTCGAGGACATGCTGCTGCCGGCGGAGAGCGCCGCGGGTGAGGTCTCGCCCGGTTCGGGCGCGGCGCCGGGCGAGTGAGGCCTGCGGCGCCGGGCGAGGTCAGCCCGGGAATCCCATCCTCGCGCGGAGCGCCGCCCAGC
This window contains:
- a CDS encoding heme-binding domain-containing protein, translating into MTTARKLTLAVTVPVLLFALLQVVPYGRQHSNPPDGTLAAFDSPRTQELAQKACFDCHSNRTRWPWYASIAPMSWRIQSHVDEGRESLNFTALNTASEEGAEAAGEAGKTVTKGEMPPRDYLLLHPEARLSAAEKSDLARGL
- a CDS encoding LuxR C-terminal-related transcriptional regulator, which produces MAILLVAMVVAGAVDLLTDSPRVWQGSHALVETSFILLGAAAAMLLLRGWRDTERSLEGVRAALATRQAERDHWQQLARTALRGLGEAMDQQFDAWALTPAEKETAMFLLKGYSHKEVASLTARSERTVRQHAVSVYRKSGLAGRAELAAFFFEDMLLPAESAAGEVSPGSGAAPGE